One genomic region from Methanobrevibacter woesei encodes:
- a CDS encoding Met repressor: MSETSKTTISIPVELKKELKKIAIDEETTLSGLILKMINESVELRNQKKD; encoded by the coding sequence ATGTCTGAAACAAGTAAAACAACAATCAGTATTCCTGTAGAGTTAAAGAAAGAATTGAAAAAAATAGCAATTGATGAAGAAACAACTTTATCAGGATTAATTTTAAAAATGATTAATGAAAGTGTTGAATTAAGAAATCAGAAAAAAGATTAA
- a CDS encoding DNA-directed DNA polymerase II small subunit: MTNKILLKFAKKGINLSPSAYKKIMEDNNPLNLTSSIIVKLKGDDYKSKDLVSVSGEIIDKIKGELGLSKSSEEKHKVSEKPLVDIKKTKKPIEPLINTKKSKETPFINKKENSTKIKVEKTPKKIEPKKPASIEDSKRESDKKEKYTNEIIEEASEKVSDTKVQFKRNLTKSNVEYDFKIIQDTSKKSYTSGEIENLISYFQSRYEKLHKILSKRPELRTAQKVADIEEAQTELSLILMIRDIRTTKNGHKLIEFEDDTGTIPILFSNKNEELFREAEKLVKDEVIGVIADKNGDLAIANQIINPGAQRIAKKEMDFGIVFISDVHIGSLTFLEDAFNRFIDWINCEYGNEQQREIASDIKYLVIGGDIVDGIGVYPNQEKELAIKNITEQYNEAARLLGNIRSDIKIIIAPGNHDASRVAEPQPAVPEEYAKALYELDNVEFISNPGVVSLDGINVLIYHGRSFDDLVMDIKDFSHERNDLLMEELLKKRHLAPIYGERTPLASELEDYLVIDEIPDVFHTGHVHINTYRKFNGIHLINSGTFQTQTEFQKIYNIEPTPAEVPVLHKGKYKHLKFI; the protein is encoded by the coding sequence ATGACAAATAAAATTCTATTAAAATTTGCTAAAAAGGGAATTAACCTCTCACCCTCTGCTTATAAAAAAATTATGGAAGATAATAACCCTTTAAATTTAACTTCATCCATCATTGTTAAATTAAAAGGTGATGATTACAAATCAAAAGATTTAGTATCAGTTAGTGGTGAAATTATTGATAAAATTAAAGGTGAACTCGGATTATCTAAATCTAGTGAAGAAAAACATAAAGTAAGCGAAAAACCTTTAGTAGATATTAAAAAAACAAAAAAACCAATTGAACCATTAATAAACACTAAAAAATCAAAAGAAACTCCATTTATAAATAAAAAAGAGAATTCAACAAAAATAAAAGTTGAAAAAACTCCTAAAAAAATCGAACCTAAAAAACCAGCTTCAATTGAAGATTCAAAAAGAGAATCTGATAAAAAAGAAAAATATACAAATGAAATAATAGAAGAAGCTTCTGAAAAAGTATCTGATACAAAAGTCCAATTTAAAAGAAATTTAACAAAATCAAATGTTGAATATGACTTTAAAATAATACAAGATACAAGTAAAAAATCATATACCAGTGGAGAAATTGAAAATTTAATTTCATACTTCCAAAGTAGATATGAAAAATTACATAAAATATTATCTAAAAGACCAGAACTTAGAACTGCTCAGAAAGTTGCAGATATTGAAGAAGCACAAACAGAATTAAGTCTTATATTAATGATTAGAGATATAAGAACCACAAAAAATGGTCATAAATTAATAGAATTTGAAGATGATACTGGAACAATTCCTATTCTATTTTCAAATAAAAATGAAGAATTGTTTAGAGAAGCAGAAAAACTTGTTAAAGATGAAGTTATTGGCGTAATAGCTGATAAAAATGGAGATTTAGCTATTGCAAATCAAATTATCAACCCTGGAGCTCAAAGAATAGCTAAAAAAGAAATGGATTTTGGAATTGTATTTATTTCAGATGTCCATATAGGAAGTCTTACCTTCCTTGAAGACGCATTTAACAGATTTATTGATTGGATAAACTGTGAATATGGTAATGAACAGCAAAGAGAAATAGCTAGTGATATTAAATATCTCGTAATTGGTGGAGATATTGTAGATGGAATTGGTGTATATCCAAACCAAGAGAAAGAATTAGCTATTAAAAACATTACTGAACAATATAATGAAGCAGCAAGACTTTTAGGAAACATTAGAAGCGATATTAAAATAATTATTGCTCCTGGAAACCACGATGCATCTAGAGTTGCTGAACCACAGCCTGCAGTACCTGAAGAATATGCAAAAGCATTATATGAACTTGACAATGTTGAATTTATAAGTAATCCTGGTGTTGTATCTTTAGATGGAATAAATGTTTTAATTTATCACGGACGTAGTTTTGATGATCTTGTAATGGATATTAAAGACTTCAGCCATGAACGTAATGATTTATTAATGGAAGAATTACTTAAAAAAAGACATTTAGCTCCAATTTATGGAGAAAGAACACCATTAGCTTCAGAACTTGAGGATTATCTTGTTATTGATGAAATCCCTGATGTTTTCCACACAGGACATGTTCACATTAACACATATAGAAAATTTAATGGTATTCATTTAATAAATTCAGGAACCTTCCAGACTCAGACTGAATTCCAGAAAATTTATAATATTGAACCAACTCCTGCTGAAGTTCCTGTTCTTCATAAAGGAAAATATAAACACTTAAAATTCATCTAA
- a CDS encoding DUF2299 domain-containing protein: MSMEQNIQNWLIEEGLLKEKANDPNANFHYVINYPDKNNMDVVQPKGKNDLIIIGCGTQVSSEHIQLMNESSKSEKEEFLWELRFGLNNLLLDFQINVDTNNNLNQFIITDNIFEDGLTKNSLIKTINKIFKAKLLCIWLIEKYFGSTTKSNFDIPEINDSMFV, translated from the coding sequence ATGTCAATGGAACAGAATATACAAAATTGGTTAATTGAAGAAGGTCTCCTAAAAGAAAAAGCAAATGATCCTAATGCTAATTTTCATTATGTAATTAATTATCCTGATAAAAATAACATGGACGTTGTACAACCAAAAGGAAAAAATGATTTAATTATTATTGGATGTGGAACTCAAGTTTCATCAGAACATATTCAATTAATGAATGAATCATCTAAATCTGAAAAAGAAGAATTTTTATGGGAATTAAGGTTTGGTTTAAATAATTTATTATTAGATTTCCAAATAAATGTTGATACAAATAATAATTTAAATCAATTTATAATCACAGATAATATATTTGAAGATGGATTAACAAAAAATTCACTTATTAAAACTATTAATAAAATTTTTAAAGCAAAATTATTATGTATTTGGTTAATTGAAAAATATTTTGGCAGTACTACAAAGTCTAATTTTGATATTCCTGAAATTAATGATTCCATGTTTGTATAA
- a CDS encoding magnesium transporter translates to MKDKRIVNMIRQCILSILMFFANAVVFIFKFIEKPTSLFDNRSSKFVKYFSEFYSEHKRSIKEGLIALLICAVGDLCAGIILGNMTYFLETFPGLLVLIPGAIGMRGNIFGSFSSRLSTNLHIGILTPEFKKSDVLMENITVSFILTLVLSLFLAIIAKLICIIFGFESMSLIDFMLISLVAGLVSSLIMLPITMLISLKSFQNGWDPDNITTPLIAAFGDLFTLPAIIVAILILSLLNYSLILKYVVFVLLIVIVLAAIYYGFNSSEETKSIIKQSTPVLFICSVLGVFAGGIFNNSISTLLSNPTLLTLMPLFSGESGSIVSILGARLSSGLHSGLIEPILRPKKNTLYNFLIIIILAIIIYPIIGFMADESSYLLGVMGLGFDKTIFISLASGLILIPIMMVIVFYVSTLSYRRGYDPDNIVIPISTSITDSISSLILIGVSLIVTGAIVF, encoded by the coding sequence GTGAAGGACAAAAGGATAGTGAACATGATTCGTCAGTGCATATTATCTATATTGATGTTTTTTGCTAATGCTGTTGTATTTATTTTTAAATTTATTGAAAAGCCTACTTCTCTTTTTGATAATAGATCTTCAAAATTTGTTAAATATTTTTCTGAATTTTACAGTGAGCATAAAAGAAGTATAAAAGAAGGTCTTATTGCATTATTAATCTGTGCTGTAGGGGACTTATGTGCAGGTATAATACTTGGAAATATGACTTATTTTCTTGAAACATTTCCAGGGCTTTTAGTTCTTATTCCAGGTGCTATTGGAATGAGGGGAAATATTTTTGGATCATTTAGTTCAAGATTATCAACAAACCTTCATATTGGTATTTTAACACCAGAATTTAAAAAATCTGATGTATTAATGGAAAATATCACTGTATCTTTTATATTGACACTTGTACTTTCTTTATTTTTAGCTATAATTGCTAAATTAATTTGTATTATATTTGGTTTTGAAAGTATGAGCCTAATTGATTTTATGTTAATTAGTTTAGTTGCAGGCCTTGTTTCATCATTAATAATGTTGCCAATAACAATGCTTATTTCTTTAAAAAGTTTTCAAAATGGATGGGATCCAGATAATATTACAACACCATTAATAGCTGCATTTGGTGATTTATTCACACTTCCTGCTATTATTGTAGCTATTTTAATCTTGTCATTACTTAATTATAGTTTAATTTTAAAATATGTTGTATTTGTACTTTTAATTGTAATTGTTCTTGCAGCTATTTATTATGGATTTAACTCATCTGAGGAAACTAAATCAATTATTAAACAGTCAACTCCTGTGCTATTTATTTGTTCTGTTTTAGGAGTATTTGCAGGAGGAATATTTAATAATTCAATTTCAACACTTCTATCCAATCCAACATTATTAACCTTGATGCCATTATTCTCTGGTGAAAGTGGAAGTATTGTAAGTATTTTAGGTGCAAGATTATCTTCTGGTCTTCATTCAGGTTTAATTGAACCTATTTTAAGACCTAAAAAGAATACTTTGTACAACTTTTTAATAATTATTATATTAGCTATTATAATCTATCCAATCATTGGATTTATGGCTGATGAGTCTTCTTATCTTTTAGGAGTTATGGGATTAGGTTTTGATAAGACAATCTTCATTAGTTTAGCTTCTGGTTTGATTTTAATTCCAATTATGATGGTTATTGTATTTTATGTATCTACACTATCCTATCGTAGAGGTTATGATCCAGATAATATTGTTATTCCAATTTCAACCAGTATTACAGACTCAATTTCAAGTTTAATTTTAATTGGAGTTTCTTTGATTGTTACAGGAGCTATTGTATTTTAA
- a CDS encoding potassium channel family protein, protein MSIKNILIEMKNMSELMVDLAFSAVLFNNKELAEEVLKLENTINSMNYEIKKQSLVAARSYEDAEKLTALLEIAEAAESMANAAKDLADLVIKGIKPHPVFKMVMEESEKMMARVKVDGGSELCNKTLGELLLVNRTGMRVIAIRRDDSWIYGPDKHTMIYENDVLLVQGTEAGSEVFYKLANGEITLDEFDDFLDE, encoded by the coding sequence ATGTCAATTAAGAATATTTTAATTGAAATGAAAAATATGTCGGAATTAATGGTTGATTTGGCTTTTTCTGCTGTTTTATTTAATAATAAAGAATTAGCTGAAGAGGTTTTAAAATTAGAAAATACCATTAATAGCATGAATTATGAAATTAAAAAGCAGTCTCTGGTTGCTGCACGTTCATATGAAGATGCAGAAAAATTAACTGCACTTCTAGAAATTGCTGAAGCTGCTGAAAGTATGGCAAATGCAGCAAAAGATTTAGCAGATTTGGTAATTAAAGGAATCAAACCTCATCCTGTATTTAAAATGGTAATGGAAGAATCAGAAAAAATGATGGCTAGAGTTAAAGTAGATGGTGGTTCTGAATTATGTAATAAAACTTTAGGAGAATTATTACTTGTAAACCGTACTGGAATGAGAGTAATTGCTATTAGACGTGATGATTCTTGGATTTATGGACCTGATAAGCATACAATGATTTATGAAAATGATGTATTGCTTGTACAAGGTACTGAAGCAGGTTCTGAAGTATTTTACAAATTAGCTAATGGTGAAATTACATTAGATGAATTTGATGACTTCTTAGATGAATAA
- the pyrB gene encoding aspartate carbamoyltransferase — MIKIFKLKNILSIKDFDRDDIEYILDEASKLENIAQSKEICEELKGKILGCMFFEPSTRTRLSFETSMKRLGGECIGFSSSGSSSVSKGESIADTAKMFEAYSDVLVIRHEIEGVSKFISDVVDVPVINAGDGSSQHPTQTLLDLYTIKKEFGHIDGIKIALIGDLKYGRTVHSLANALGLFDNVELYFIAPDELKMPQEVLHDLDEMNMKYIQLENVEPIINDIDVLYVTRIQRERFVDYDEYLKIKGAYVINKKLVEGKDLIVMHPLPRIDEISNDIDNTKYNKYFTQAFNAVPVRMAILKTLIKNNPK, encoded by the coding sequence TTGATTAAAATTTTTAAATTAAAAAATATACTTTCAATAAAGGATTTTGATAGAGATGATATTGAATATATATTAGATGAAGCTAGTAAACTTGAAAATATTGCTCAATCAAAAGAAATATGTGAAGAATTAAAAGGTAAAATATTAGGATGTATGTTTTTTGAACCATCAACAAGAACAAGATTATCCTTTGAAACCTCTATGAAACGTCTTGGTGGTGAATGTATAGGATTTTCAAGTAGTGGATCAAGTTCTGTTTCAAAAGGTGAAAGTATAGCTGATACAGCTAAAATGTTTGAAGCTTACAGTGATGTTTTAGTAATAAGACATGAAATTGAAGGTGTTTCAAAATTTATTTCAGATGTAGTTGATGTTCCTGTAATAAATGCAGGTGATGGATCCAGTCAGCATCCAACTCAAACTTTATTAGATTTATACACAATTAAAAAAGAGTTTGGCCATATTGATGGCATTAAAATAGCTTTAATTGGTGATTTGAAATATGGACGTACTGTTCATTCATTAGCTAATGCATTAGGATTATTTGATAATGTTGAGCTTTACTTTATAGCTCCAGATGAATTAAAAATGCCTCAAGAAGTTCTTCATGATTTAGATGAAATGAACATGAAATATATCCAACTGGAAAATGTGGAACCTATTATAAATGATATTGATGTTCTATATGTAACCAGAATTCAAAGGGAACGTTTCGTTGATTATGATGAATATCTTAAGATAAAAGGAGCATATGTTATTAATAAAAAATTAGTTGAAGGTAAAGATCTTATTGTAATGCACCCTTTACCAAGAATTGATGAAATATCAAATGATATAGACAATACAAAATACAACAAGTACTTTACACAAGCTTTTAATGCTGTTCCTGTTAGAATGGCTATTTTAAAGACTTTAATAAAAAATAATCCTAAATAA
- a CDS encoding Cdc6/Cdc18 family protein, translated as MGNIFDNLGKKTVFKDKKPLDHRFLPENLPHRNEQIMQIAKYWSEALNNVTPSDVTLYGKTGTGKTAAAKFAKEQLNEAAKDKNVFVRVEYIRCTDYTTEYQVIAQLCQQLGRNVPHRGWTKGEIVNTFRDIFRQTSFGKKLILIVILDEIDILLEKDGDGILYTLTRTDNVSILSISNYVDFKKFIKPRVMSSLRDKEIVFPPYGADQLADILSERAELAFDEGVLEDDVIPLCSAMAAKEEGDARYALDLLRTAGEIAVDEDSDIVRGEYVRQAKDVIEHNKVTDIIRTLPSQQQRVLEAILILTQQNEEITSGKLYDTYKEVSKGDSVTYRRIFDFINELEMLGIISTNTISRGRGKGRTNIIKLQCDDKLLENTLYAI; from the coding sequence ATGGGAAATATTTTTGATAATTTAGGTAAAAAAACAGTTTTTAAAGATAAAAAACCTTTGGATCATAGATTTTTACCTGAAAATTTACCTCATAGGAATGAGCAGATCATGCAAATAGCTAAATATTGGTCTGAAGCTCTTAACAATGTAACTCCTTCTGATGTAACTTTATATGGTAAAACTGGAACTGGTAAAACAGCTGCAGCTAAATTTGCAAAAGAACAGTTAAATGAAGCTGCTAAAGATAAAAATGTTTTTGTACGTGTTGAATATATTCGTTGTACTGATTATACAACTGAATATCAAGTAATTGCTCAATTATGTCAACAATTAGGAAGAAATGTTCCTCATAGAGGATGGACAAAAGGAGAAATTGTAAACACATTTAGGGATATATTTAGACAAACTTCTTTTGGTAAAAAGCTTATTTTAATTGTTATTTTAGATGAAATTGATATTTTACTTGAAAAAGATGGAGATGGAATTTTATACACTTTAACCAGAACAGACAATGTTTCAATTCTTTCTATTAGTAATTATGTTGATTTCAAAAAATTTATAAAACCTAGAGTAATGAGTAGTTTAAGAGATAAAGAAATAGTATTCCCTCCTTATGGAGCAGATCAACTAGCTGATATTCTATCTGAAAGGGCAGAATTGGCTTTTGATGAAGGTGTTTTAGAAGATGATGTAATTCCATTATGTTCTGCAATGGCTGCAAAAGAAGAAGGGGATGCACGTTATGCTTTAGACCTTTTAAGAACTGCTGGTGAAATAGCTGTTGATGAAGACTCAGATATTGTTCGTGGAGAATATGTAAGACAGGCAAAAGATGTAATTGAACATAATAAAGTTACTGATATCATTAGAACTTTACCTTCTCAACAACAAAGAGTTTTAGAAGCTATTTTAATTTTAACACAACAAAATGAAGAAATTACTTCTGGAAAATTGTATGATACCTATAAAGAAGTTTCTAAAGGAGATTCTGTAACTTATAGAAGAATCTTTGATTTTATTAATGAACTTGAAATGTTAGGTATTATTTCAACTAATACTATTTCACGTGGACGTGGAAAAGGAAGAACAAATATTATAAAATTACAATGTGATGATAAATTACTTGAAAATACTCTTTATGCAATTTAA
- a CDS encoding UPF0147 family protein, with the protein MSNQTIDEVSEILEYIKENNTVPRNIREAASDSKDLLNDETQDQSVKISTVLTKLDEISNDPNIPVHARTLIWEVLSKLESI; encoded by the coding sequence ATGAGTAATCAAACAATTGATGAGGTATCAGAAATATTAGAATATATTAAAGAAAATAACACTGTACCACGTAATATTAGAGAAGCAGCAAGTGATTCTAAAGATTTATTAAATGATGAAACACAAGATCAATCTGTAAAAATAAGTACAGTTTTAACTAAACTTGATGAAATTAGTAACGATCCTAATATTCCAGTTCATGCTAGAACTTTAATATGGGAAGTTTTAAGTAAATTAGAATCAATCTAA
- a CDS encoding cobalamin biosynthesis protein has product MFNFINFNLFLFIISALVFAIVFDILIGELPSKIHPVVIIGKIIDFFTGLFIKIRNKFSGLLLFLSTTIFSTVILFVLFSVINLNFYLMFIVYGLLLSSTFSIKILLSSANDISNDLKEGIEKARKSVSYLVSRNTNELSEKLIVSATIESLTENITDSYISPIFYFTIISAIALLFANNINTFLLIFIILWIPFLFRISNTLDAMVGYENEKLKYIGYFPAKIDDILNYIPARIAGFLVVVSAFILKLNWKNSYRIMLRDARNCPSPNSGFTMASTAGALNIQLVKKDTYILGDNTVEIDVLHISKAIKLSKFTILLFTIISFLILILIELLI; this is encoded by the coding sequence ATGTTTAATTTTATCAATTTTAATTTATTTTTATTCATAATATCAGCACTTGTTTTTGCAATTGTATTTGATATTCTTATAGGTGAATTACCCTCTAAAATTCATCCTGTTGTAATAATTGGTAAAATTATAGATTTTTTCACAGGTTTATTTATAAAAATTAGAAATAAATTTTCAGGATTATTATTGTTTTTATCAACAACAATTTTTTCAACTGTAATTTTGTTTGTTTTATTTTCTGTTATTAATTTAAATTTCTATTTGATGTTTATTGTTTATGGATTGCTTTTATCATCTACATTTTCAATAAAAATATTGTTATCATCTGCAAATGATATATCTAATGATCTAAAAGAAGGAATTGAAAAAGCTAGGAAATCTGTTTCATATCTTGTAAGTAGAAATACAAATGAATTATCTGAAAAATTAATTGTATCAGCTACTATAGAATCACTTACTGAAAATATCACAGATAGCTATATTAGTCCAATTTTTTATTTTACAATAATTTCAGCTATTGCTTTATTATTTGCTAATAATATCAACACATTTTTATTAATATTTATTATATTATGGATTCCATTTTTATTTAGAATTTCAAATACTTTAGATGCAATGGTTGGCTATGAAAATGAGAAATTAAAATATATAGGTTATTTTCCAGCAAAAATTGATGATATCCTCAATTATATCCCTGCAAGAATTGCTGGTTTTTTAGTTGTTGTTTCAGCATTTATATTAAAATTAAATTGGAAAAACAGTTATAGAATAATGTTGAGAGATGCTAGAAATTGTCCAAGTCCAAATTCCGGTTTTACAATGGCATCAACTGCAGGAGCATTAAATATTCAATTAGTTAAAAAAGACACTTATATTCTTGGTGATAATACAGTTGAAATTGATGTCTTACATATTTCAAAAGCTATTAAATTGTCTAAATTTACAATTTTATTATTTACAATTATTTCATTTTTAATTTTAATCTTAATTGAGTTGTTAATATGA
- a CDS encoding cobalt-precorrin 5A hydrolase, producing MKIAIISVTDKGKSLSQKLKNILDKDSTVILTDIYYKNVKKSMPILFDKYDAIIAIMASGILIRSIAPLINSKITDPAILNMDENGKYVISVLSGHMGGANKLTVKIANLINSEAIITTATDVNHKLGIDTIANDLFLDIKNPQSIVNFNKAILKDKKIIIQTNDKFIEDYISKNTLEINLLIENNNNNLKQDEIIVVCNDTILKLHKRKIVVGIGCRRNKSSKDILTAIEQSLRDLNLPLSRIDLLTSAEIKKDEKGLLELSEKLNIPIHFVELDKLKLFKSDIVQESEFVKSKFGIIGVCEPSALISAGFDSQLIYKKTVYDGVTISIAVSKKEIN from the coding sequence ATGAAAATTGCTATAATTTCAGTTACAGATAAAGGAAAATCATTGTCTCAAAAATTAAAAAATATTTTAGATAAAGATTCAACAGTTATTTTAACAGACATATATTATAAAAATGTTAAAAAATCAATGCCAATATTATTTGATAAATATGATGCAATTATTGCAATTATGGCTTCTGGAATATTAATTAGAAGCATTGCTCCATTAATCAACTCAAAAATTACAGATCCGGCTATTTTAAACATGGATGAAAATGGAAAATATGTTATTAGTGTATTGTCTGGACATATGGGTGGAGCTAATAAATTAACAGTGAAAATAGCTAATTTAATTAACAGTGAAGCTATTATTACAACTGCAACTGATGTAAATCACAAATTAGGTATTGATACAATTGCTAATGATTTATTTCTAGATATTAAAAATCCTCAAAGTATTGTGAATTTTAATAAAGCAATTTTAAAGGATAAAAAAATTATTATTCAAACAAATGATAAATTTATTGAAGATTATATAAGCAAAAATACACTTGAAATCAACCTCTTAATTGAAAATAATAATAATAATCTTAAACAAGATGAAATTATTGTTGTTTGCAATGATACAATTTTAAAGTTACATAAAAGAAAAATTGTTGTTGGAATTGGTTGTCGTAGAAACAAATCATCAAAAGATATTCTAACTGCAATTGAACAATCTTTAAGAGATCTTAATCTTCCTTTAAGTAGAATTGATTTATTAACATCAGCTGAAATTAAAAAAGATGAAAAAGGTTTATTGGAACTTTCAGAAAAATTAAATATTCCTATTCATTTTGTTGAGCTAGATAAATTAAAATTGTTTAAATCAGATATTGTTCAGGAATCAGAGTTTGTAAAATCAAAATTTGGAATAATTGGTGTTTGTGAACCATCAGCTTTAATCTCTGCAGGATTTGATTCACAATTAATATATAAAAAAACAGTCTATGATGGTGTTACAATTTCAATAGCTGTTTCAAAAAAAGAAATAAATTAG
- the cobJ gene encoding precorrin-3B C(17)-methyltransferase: MINVIGIGQNRDNMTISALNAIKESDVIIGYKKYIDQIEDLIEGKEIIKKGMGDEIARVEIAIEKSIEDQTVSLVSSGDPGVYGMANVLYQIVNKYSDVEIKVYPGVSALNFAADMLGAPLNDFAAISLSNILTPLSEIEKKIEYALKANFIIAIYNPISKTRKEPFRRFYKLLLDINGEDTLIGIVNSTESPSSVKILKAKDLEEDMVNMFCTLIVGNDLTYELDNKMITPRGYVIRAPIHQLSENHYEKFLNGEVVHGPNEECDFYPCHFEGQYCDFCYCPFYPCGESSTGGKWIKDKGIWNCKDCTWLHEAKTVNCLREPFSRIFNEVDDLKSKKKELLKLRRACLLKNDPYNL; encoded by the coding sequence ATGATTAATGTAATTGGAATTGGCCAAAATAGAGATAACATGACTATTTCCGCTCTTAATGCTATTAAAGAATCTGATGTAATTATTGGTTATAAGAAGTATATTGACCAAATTGAAGATTTAATTGAGGGTAAAGAAATAATTAAAAAAGGAATGGGGGATGAAATAGCTAGAGTTGAAATAGCTATTGAAAAAAGCATTGAAGACCAAACTGTTTCATTAGTTAGTTCTGGAGATCCTGGTGTTTATGGGATGGCTAATGTTTTATATCAGATTGTTAACAAATATTCAGATGTTGAAATAAAAGTTTATCCTGGAGTATCTGCCCTTAATTTTGCTGCTGATATGCTTGGAGCACCATTAAATGATTTTGCAGCTATTAGTTTAAGTAATATTTTAACTCCTTTATCTGAAATTGAGAAAAAAATTGAATATGCATTAAAAGCTAATTTTATAATAGCCATTTATAATCCAATTAGTAAAACACGTAAAGAACCGTTTAGACGATTTTACAAACTTCTTTTAGATATTAATGGTGAAGATACACTAATTGGTATTGTAAATAGTACTGAATCTCCATCTTCTGTAAAAATTTTAAAAGCAAAGGATTTAGAGGAAGATATGGTTAATATGTTCTGTACTTTAATTGTTGGAAATGACTTAACCTATGAACTGGATAATAAGATGATTACTCCAAGGGGATATGTTATACGTGCACCTATTCACCAGTTATCTGAGAATCATTATGAGAAATTCTTAAATGGTGAAGTAGTACATGGACCAAATGAAGAATGTGATTTTTATCCATGTCATTTTGAAGGACAATATTGTGATTTCTGTTATTGTCCTTTTTATCCTTGTGGTGAAAGTTCTACTGGTGGAAAATGGATTAAAGATAAAGGAATATGGAATTGTAAGGATTGTACTTGGTTACATGAAGCAAAAACAGTTAATTGTTTAAGAGAACCTTTTTCAAGAATTTTTAATGAAGTAGATGATTTAAAATCTAAAAAGAAAGAATTATTAAAACTTAGAAGGGCATGTCTTTTAAAAAACGACCCATATAATTTATAA
- a CDS encoding class II aldolase/adducin family protein — MDIDVKEIVKISHDLYKRQLVSGKAGNISVRSKLENKDIIAISPTLKSLKDLKEEEIVLVDLEGNVLTKGKPSSEVNLHLEIYKARNDVNAIVHTHSPYATGFAFSSKKIKRLEGFGKITTPFLEEIDYLPPGSIELAKNAAKAIGNEDVLILKHHGVLCVADQLKEAANLAEFVEDIAKTQFITHTLNLSEEI; from the coding sequence ATGGATATTGATGTTAAAGAAATTGTAAAAATTTCTCATGATTTATATAAAAGGCAATTAGTTTCTGGTAAAGCTGGAAATATAAGTGTTAGAAGTAAACTAGAAAATAAAGACATAATAGCTATTTCTCCTACTTTAAAATCATTAAAAGATTTAAAAGAAGAAGAAATTGTTTTAGTTGATTTAGAAGGAAATGTTTTAACAAAAGGAAAACCTTCTTCTGAAGTAAATCTTCATTTAGAAATTTATAAAGCTAGAAATGATGTAAATGCAATTGTCCATACACATTCTCCATATGCAACAGGTTTTGCTTTTTCATCAAAGAAAATTAAAAGATTAGAAGGATTTGGAAAAATAACTACACCATTTTTAGAAGAAATTGATTATTTACCTCCAGGTTCAATAGAATTAGCTAAAAATGCAGCTAAAGCTATTGGAAATGAAGATGTGCTTATATTAAAACATCATGGAGTTCTTTGTGTTGCTGACCAATTAAAAGAAGCTGCAAATCTCGCTGAATTTGTTGAAGATATTGCAAAAACTCAGTTTATTACACATACATTAAATTTAAGTGAAGAAATTTAA